TCTTATTAAAAAATAAAAGAACTATTTGTAATGGAAAAAAACATAAAAACTTAAAACTTTAAACATACAAGACTCAAAGACACAAAGCTTTAAAAAATAAAGGTTAAGAAAGATTGATTTTTTATATCGACCGAAAATTGGTTCATAGTAATCTTCTTTATAACTTTAATATTCTTAGTGACTTAGAGTCTTTGTGGCAAAAATTCATGAATAGTGCAGGTTAATAGCCAAATAGATTAATTTAAGTAAAACTTATTTATCGATTTCTGCCAACTGTTTTCGCAAGATTGGATTCACTATTTTGGGATTGGCTTGGCCTTTTGTAGCTTTCATCACCTGGCCAACAAAAAAACCGATTACCTGCTCTTTTCCATCCAGGAATTTTTGTACTTCGCCCGGGTTTGCATCAAGAACCTCTTTTATAACCTGCAATAATTCGGACTCATCACTAACTTGAGACAATCCTTTTTGTTCGATTAATTTACTTGGAGATATACCGGATTCGACGACATCAGTGAAGATTTTTCTGGCGATATTTAAACTAATGGTGCCATTCTTAACCAGGTTCAATAACTCAGCCAAAAGCTTAGGGGTTAATTTTGTGTTCGAAAGCAACGTTTTTTTTTCGCCTAAATAACGTAAAACCGCACTCAAAATAAAATTACAGCTGAATTTAGCATCATCAAATAGTTGGCTTGTTGCTTCGAAAAAATCAGCAACCTCTAGTGAAGAAACCAATACATCAGCATTATTTGCACAAATTCCGTACTCTTTAATAAACCTGTTCTTTTTTTCAAGAGGCAGTTCAGGAATTGTTTCCTTCATTTGGTGCAGCCATTCTTTATCCATTTGCAATGGGACTAAATCCGGTTCCAGAAAGTAGCGGTAGTCATTTGCTTCCTCTTTAGATCTCATTGGCGTTACTTTATTTTGCTTAGCATTCCACAATAAAGTTTGATGAATAATTGCATCACCCCGCTCTATTAAATTTTTCTGTCGCTCGACTTCAATTTCGAGGGCTTTTTCGACGCCGTGAAAAGAATTCATGTTTTTCACTTCGGTTTTTACTCCGAACTCACTACTCCCTTGAGGTCGAATTGAAACGTTTGCATCACAGCGCAAACTGCCTTCTTCCATATTGCAATCCGAAACATCCAGGTACTCAAGAATACTTTTTAATTGAGTCAGATAAAGGAAAGCTTCTTTGGGTGAACGAATATCGGGTTGGCTTACGATTTCCATCAAGGGTGTTCCGCATCGATTTAAATCGATAAGAGTTTCGCCTTCCGGGACCCATTCTTCCGCATGAACTGATTTCCCTGCATCTTCCTCTAAATGGATTCGAATCAAACCAATGGCTTTAGTTTGTCCTTCCAATTCGATTTCGACAAAGCCGTTTTCACAAATGGGATTTTCAAATTGAGAGATCTGGTAACCCTTTGGCAGATCCGGATAGAAATAATTTTTTCGCGCAAAAAGTGAATGTTCATTAATCGTACAATTTGTAGCCATCCCGGTTTTAACGGCAAACTCGAGAGCTTTTGAATTTAGCACAGGCAGGACACCCGGCATACCTAAACAGACCGGGCAAACTTGTGTATTGGGCTCAGAGCCAAACTTTGTGCTGCAATTACAAAATATTTTCGATTTTGTTTTTAACTGGGCGTGAACTTCCAACCCGATTACTGTTTCGTATTGCATAAATTTTTAGTCGTAATAAAAATTAGTCTGACTTGCTTAATTAACCAGGATATTTCATGAATCTTATCACTGGTTTATAAAACTGTCATTTTTGGGCTTCTCGGACAGCCTGAAAACATTTGGGAACGACACTCTGCAGCATCCAGTTGCGACGGAATGACATTGGATTTTGTAAGATTAAAAACATGATTCATGAATTATCCAAGTTAAGAGTTTTTTTTAGAAATTAGATGAAACTTAAGAAAAAATTGCTGGAGATTCAACTACAAATAAGCTGAATCTAGTTGGTTGATTGAATTTGAAATTCAAGCAGGTTTTTTTGTTCAATTGATAAATTAGCTGCACGATTAAAATCACCGAATCGAATCGCCGACGAAATCTCACCTTCAAGTTGCTTTATTTGAATTTCAACCGATTTATAATCCGGGAGCCTAAACAATTCTAATTGATTTATCGTTGGATTCGATTTCATTGTTGGAATTAAAGTCATTTTATTTGAATTTATTAACACTTTAATATCGAACATTTCCAATAATTTTCAATAGAAAAAATGGTGAATTTTAGAACCTAAAAGAATTATTCTTTAGTTTCTTTTTCCTTTTTTTCTCTATTACCGCGCAGGTCCTTTATTTTATCGATTATCTCCGGGATCAAATCAATTACCTTGCCTATGCCGAATCCTTCTTTATCCTGAACATTTAGCAATTGGGCTTTACCATCGTGAATCACAATAAAGGCCACCGGTTCAATTTGAGCGCCGCCGCCAAAACCGGATCCTTCTCCTGATTCACTTTTTTTACTGGGTGTACTTCCGCCGCCGCCACCGAAACCAAATGAAATTTTGGAAACAGGGATAACAGTTGTGTCACCTGTTTGAATAGGTTTACCCACAACTGATTCCGTGCGAACCAATTGTCCTAATTCTGCCAACAATTTTTCAATCATTTCATTTATTTCCACTTAACCTCCAGATTTGCAATTAATTTTTAGCATTCCGTAATTTATTCCATAATAATAGCCCATGCCATATAATGAGAAATGGCCTGAACATTGTTGAAAAATTAATATTATAAACCAGACATTTCCTATTAAATACCGGTTGTAACACAATGTTTCGTCCGGCTTGTGGCAGCATTCCAGTAATCATACAAAAAAACCCATGCAGGATACCTGTAAACATCGGGTTTTTTAAGCCAATTTTAAAATTTCCACTAAGTGTCGGATTAGAAAAATTACCAATTATTTTCTTTAGTCGATATTTACAAATCGACCAGTTAATGTTTCTAAGATTTTGAAATAG
The candidate division KSB1 bacterium genome window above contains:
- a CDS encoding sporulation protein; the encoded protein is MEINEMIEKLLAELGQLVRTESVVGKPIQTGDTTVIPVSKISFGFGGGGGSTPSKKSESGEGSGFGGGAQIEPVAFIVIHDGKAQLLNVQDKEGFGIGKVIDLIPEIIDKIKDLRGNREKKEKETKE
- the gatB gene encoding Asp-tRNA(Asn)/Glu-tRNA(Gln) amidotransferase subunit GatB translates to MQYETVIGLEVHAQLKTKSKIFCNCSTKFGSEPNTQVCPVCLGMPGVLPVLNSKALEFAVKTGMATNCTINEHSLFARKNYFYPDLPKGYQISQFENPICENGFVEIELEGQTKAIGLIRIHLEEDAGKSVHAEEWVPEGETLIDLNRCGTPLMEIVSQPDIRSPKEAFLYLTQLKSILEYLDVSDCNMEEGSLRCDANVSIRPQGSSEFGVKTEVKNMNSFHGVEKALEIEVERQKNLIERGDAIIHQTLLWNAKQNKVTPMRSKEEANDYRYFLEPDLVPLQMDKEWLHQMKETIPELPLEKKNRFIKEYGICANNADVLVSSLEVADFFEATSQLFDDAKFSCNFILSAVLRYLGEKKTLLSNTKLTPKLLAELLNLVKNGTISLNIARKIFTDVVESGISPSKLIEQKGLSQVSDESELLQVIKEVLDANPGEVQKFLDGKEQVIGFFVGQVMKATKGQANPKIVNPILRKQLAEIDK
- a CDS encoding DUF2953 domain-containing protein, with product MVTFGLLTGLFLLFIVVMLAAQTRIHVATTRNNGSQKFMVNLDLLYGFVTIKYIQNSSDRIMQIRIKKIVLLNQTRKVDKKIQVKRNESIKKTEKEQKLFQNLRNINWSICKYRLKKIIGNFSNPTLSGNFKIGLKNPMFTGILHGFFCMITGMLPQAGRNIVLQPVFNRKCLVYNINFSTMFRPFLIIWHGLLLWNKLRNAKN